The following are encoded in a window of Lactobacillus panisapium genomic DNA:
- a CDS encoding copper homeostasis protein CutC, whose translation MIKEACVENFLSVPKNIAAGAGRIELNNNLQAGGTTPSFGVIKKTVDYAHGFQVPVVVMIRPRGGNFVYDSTELDMMKNDIQIAGLLKADAVTFGCLTKQHLLNKVQMEELVSLATALGLDVVMHMAFDHITESDQKNAITSLISMGVKRILTHGGNLKEPVEANFDRLKKIIAWANNQIEILPGGGINTSNASLVAGELRVNQLHGTKIVLP comes from the coding sequence GTGATTAAAGAAGCATGTGTTGAAAATTTTTTGTCTGTCCCTAAGAATATTGCTGCAGGAGCCGGTAGAATTGAATTAAATAATAATTTACAGGCTGGGGGAACAACACCTTCATTTGGTGTAATCAAAAAAACGGTTGACTATGCTCATGGTTTTCAGGTTCCAGTCGTTGTCATGATTAGGCCCAGAGGTGGCAATTTTGTTTACGATAGTACCGAACTGGATATGATGAAAAATGATATCCAAATTGCGGGCTTGTTAAAAGCAGATGCAGTGACATTTGGCTGCTTGACTAAGCAACATTTGCTTAATAAGGTCCAAATGGAAGAGCTAGTTTCGCTAGCTACAGCACTAGGACTTGACGTTGTAATGCATATGGCGTTTGATCATATAACAGAATCTGACCAAAAAAATGCAATAACATCATTGATAAGTATGGGTGTAAAACGTATCTTGACGCACGGAGGAAATTTAAAAGAGCCGGTAGAAGCCAACTTTGATCGTTTGAAAAAGATTATTGCTTGGGCGAATAACCAAATTGAGATTTTACCTGGCGGTGGAATTAATACTAGTAATGCATCTTTGGTTGCTGGTGAACTAAGAGTTAATCAATTGCATGGAACAAAGATTGTGTTGCCATAA
- a CDS encoding MIP/aquaporin family protein: MNNNFTMQLVGEFLGTAMLVLLGDGVCAGTNLNKSKSKGSGWIVVSFGWGFAVAFSVFSARWLCPGHYNPAVTLSMAIAHKLPWSAVLPYFAVQVLGAIVGAVLVWLTYYPHWAETKDEEAILTSFATAPAIRNYVWNFFTELIATFILVYGLLALTNGDLADGLNPLLAGFLITSVCLSLGGPTGVALNPARDFGPRLVHQLLPIANKGNSDWAYSWVPIIAPLVGGSLAAALFNILA; this comes from the coding sequence ATGAATAATAACTTTACAATGCAATTGGTTGGGGAGTTTCTAGGCACGGCGATGCTAGTTTTACTTGGTGATGGCGTGTGTGCCGGGACGAACCTAAACAAGTCTAAATCCAAAGGGAGTGGCTGGATAGTTGTTTCTTTTGGCTGGGGCTTTGCCGTTGCATTCAGCGTGTTCAGTGCACGATGGCTCTGTCCGGGCCATTATAATCCGGCAGTTACGTTGTCGATGGCAATTGCTCATAAATTGCCTTGGTCTGCAGTATTACCATATTTTGCAGTTCAAGTGTTAGGAGCGATTGTCGGGGCAGTTTTAGTTTGGCTAACCTATTATCCGCACTGGGCGGAAACTAAGGACGAAGAAGCAATTTTAACTTCTTTTGCAACAGCTCCAGCTATTAGAAATTATGTTTGGAACTTTTTTACTGAGTTAATTGCAACCTTTATCCTGGTTTATGGTTTGTTAGCCTTAACTAACGGTGATTTAGCCGATGGCTTAAACCCATTATTAGCTGGATTTTTAATTACTTCAGTTTGTTTATCACTTGGTGGACCTACTGGGGTTGCATTGAATCCTGCACGTGACTTTGGACCGCGATTGGTTCATCAATTATTACCAATCGCCAATAAAGGCAATTCTGATTGGGCCTACAGTTGGGTTCCAATCATTGCACCACTTGTAGGTGGTTCACTAGCAGCAGCATTATTTAATATTTTAGCTTAA
- a CDS encoding DASS family sodium-coupled anion symporter has protein sequence MLDKFEWKKWLLPVGIGLILWLVTPIRPTAINITAWHLFAIFIATIVACVTKPLPMMATTIIAVVIATLTGIFKMDEVTAGFGNSTAWMVAMCMFMAAGFIKSGLGKRIAYFFVKTFGKRTLGLAYALSLVETVLAIGIPSNNARVNGIMYPIIDNLSKEMGSDPKKGTERDMGSFLVFNEYEVNIVTSTMFLTGLAGNMVALGIAKTQNISISWMQWFLAAIVPGLISLLVVPFILYKIYPPKIKETPNAHDWADDKLKKLGKMTAAEKIMGIVFLLSVILWLVGPEFGIDATQVSFIAVALLLICGVINVKDILGQSFAWNILTWLSIIMLMSQKLMTLGFFPWFSKTLGSALHGMNWVLVLVILYLAYFYLHYLFPSVSTQISALYAGFLSIAIGAGVPPVMAALMLALDGSLYLSTSSYSAGPAALLSSTGYVSNKDWWKLSAIIGVVLNVIWLGGGLVWTKVIGMW, from the coding sequence ATGTTAGATAAATTTGAATGGAAAAAATGGCTCTTGCCAGTGGGGATTGGCCTTATTCTTTGGCTAGTCACACCGATTAGACCAACAGCAATCAATATCACAGCTTGGCACTTGTTCGCGATTTTTATTGCAACCATCGTTGCTTGTGTGACTAAGCCGTTACCAATGATGGCTACAACTATTATTGCTGTTGTAATTGCCACCTTAACCGGTATCTTCAAAATGGACGAAGTTACGGCGGGATTCGGTAATTCGACGGCCTGGATGGTTGCAATGTGCATGTTTATGGCAGCTGGCTTTATCAAATCTGGATTAGGTAAGAGAATTGCTTATTTCTTTGTAAAAACTTTTGGTAAAAGAACTTTAGGCTTAGCTTACGCATTATCCTTAGTTGAGACTGTTTTGGCAATTGGTATTCCAAGTAACAACGCGCGTGTTAATGGCATTATGTACCCGATTATTGATAACTTATCAAAAGAAATGGGTTCTGATCCTAAAAAAGGAACAGAACGGGACATGGGTTCTTTCCTGGTTTTCAATGAGTACGAAGTTAATATTGTCACTTCAACTATGTTTTTAACCGGCTTAGCTGGTAACATGGTAGCTCTTGGAATAGCAAAGACGCAAAACATTTCAATTTCGTGGATGCAATGGTTTTTAGCAGCAATTGTTCCTGGTTTGATTTCATTATTAGTCGTTCCTTTTATTTTATATAAAATTTACCCACCTAAGATTAAGGAAACTCCTAATGCTCATGATTGGGCAGACGATAAATTGAAAAAACTTGGCAAAATGACGGCTGCCGAAAAGATCATGGGAATCGTTTTCTTACTCTCAGTTATTTTATGGTTAGTTGGACCAGAATTTGGAATAGATGCTACCCAGGTTAGTTTTATCGCCGTGGCTCTTTTACTTATTTGTGGTGTTATCAATGTTAAAGATATTCTTGGACAAAGCTTTGCTTGGAATATCTTAACTTGGTTGTCAATCATCATGTTGATGTCGCAAAAACTAATGACGCTTGGCTTTTTCCCATGGTTTTCAAAGACTCTGGGAAGTGCACTGCACGGAATGAATTGGGTTTTAGTATTAGTAATTTTATATTTAGCTTATTTTTACCTACATTATTTATTCCCAAGTGTATCAACTCAAATTTCAGCTCTATATGCAGGTTTTTTATCAATAGCAATTGGTGCTGGAGTACCACCAGTCATGGCCGCTTTAATGCTTGCATTAGATGGTTCACTATACCTGTCAACTTCGAGCTATTCTGCGGGTCCAGCGGCTCTATTATCTTCAACTGGTTATGTTTCCAATAAAGATTGGTGGAAACTCAGTGCCATCATTGGCGTTGTCTTGAACGTAATCTGGCTTGGCGGCGGACTTGTTTGGACAAAAGTAATTGGAATGTGGTAA
- the dhaL gene encoding dihydroxyacetone kinase subunit DhaL, which produces MELTVNQTIEWMTKFAAKIAANKQLLSDLDTPIGDGDHGFNMDRGMQAVVKKLSTTPPASESEALKEIAMTLISTVGGASGPLYGTAFLEMAKKSATTTDLGELLEAALNGIEKRGGAQPGDKTMVDVWAQLVPKVKEGQLTESRITAAVKSTAPMIAKKGRASYLGERSKGHVDPGSQSSGYLFTALLETEG; this is translated from the coding sequence ATGGAATTAACTGTCAATCAAACAATTGAGTGGATGACAAAGTTTGCTGCCAAAATAGCTGCAAATAAGCAACTTTTAAGTGATCTTGATACGCCAATCGGAGATGGTGACCACGGCTTTAATATGGATCGGGGTATGCAAGCGGTAGTTAAAAAACTTTCTACTACTCCTCCAGCTTCAGAGTCAGAGGCTCTAAAGGAGATTGCAATGACCTTAATCTCAACAGTTGGTGGCGCCTCTGGTCCTTTATACGGAACAGCTTTCTTGGAAATGGCTAAAAAAAGTGCTACTACAACAGATTTAGGCGAATTATTAGAAGCTGCGTTAAATGGAATTGAAAAACGCGGTGGCGCACAACCAGGGGATAAAACTATGGTTGATGTCTGGGCACAACTAGTACCAAAAGTTAAAGAAGGCCAGTTAACCGAGTCTAGAATTACTGCTGCAGTTAAAAGTACCGCTCCAATGATTGCCAAAAAAGGTCGAGCATCATATTTGGGTGAACGTTCTAAAGGACATGTTGACCCAGGTTCACAATCAAGTGGCTACTTATTCACAGCATTACTCGAAACGGAAGGATAA
- a CDS encoding FAD-binding protein, with product MKIDAQTKWDGEYDVLVLGFGGAGATAARFAADKGCRVLIVDAAPYGHEGGNTRYSAQHVAMAHNKEKITNYYQQLAAPFNVDKPTLNAYLDGFVQMPSYFKKYLGIDPFIWSKDYQPGDHLANKNNLCEYPEYNGSETFDFALVHNQDFDAGLWKILRQEVLSRSSQINVWLKSKAEHLLQDPENDEIVGAVITRNHKHYFIRAKKGVVLATGGFENNAQMQQDYLHVSKLTPLGTLYNQGDGITMAAEVGAKMWHMGNYESLGIVPSYVIAEKDNVRGRQISGWKNVKEGSIIAVADDGTRFMREDAKFRHGHIYQHGDYLLPHAYDNAWLVFDHNQYQKFLQEKEEGRLKYQDFFAKVVKADTVEALATKIKVPGKNLVNTIARFNQFVQKGQDLEFNRAPETMAQFNVNGAFYAVKLAPAVLNTQGGPQHNEFAQVLNNDGKVIRRLYSAGELGGMCTNRYQGGGNLAECLIFGKIAGEKVAQLPSLTTKAASVGTLPNINDLLDGNNENQIVLQKNQYLGSSKAGIGGRILVRVTYEDQTIKNIEVLENHETEGIGAVAIARLPQEMVEQNTTAVDAISGASTTTHALKEAVSSAIKKANK from the coding sequence ATGAAAATTGATGCACAAACTAAGTGGGATGGAGAATATGATGTTTTAGTTTTAGGCTTTGGTGGAGCTGGAGCAACTGCTGCTCGTTTTGCCGCAGATAAAGGCTGTCGGGTGCTAATTGTAGACGCTGCCCCTTATGGCCACGAAGGCGGTAATACCCGCTATTCAGCTCAGCATGTGGCAATGGCACATAATAAAGAAAAAATAACTAATTATTATCAGCAATTGGCCGCACCATTCAATGTTGATAAGCCTACTTTAAATGCTTATTTGGACGGCTTTGTTCAAATGCCGAGTTATTTTAAGAAGTATCTGGGGATTGATCCGTTTATTTGGTCAAAAGACTATCAGCCAGGTGATCATTTGGCTAATAAAAATAATTTGTGCGAGTATCCCGAATATAATGGTTCCGAAACCTTTGACTTTGCCTTGGTGCATAATCAGGATTTTGATGCTGGTTTATGGAAAATACTTCGCCAAGAAGTTCTCTCACGTAGTTCGCAAATTAATGTCTGGCTGAAGTCAAAGGCTGAGCATCTTTTGCAGGACCCTGAAAATGATGAAATTGTTGGAGCAGTAATTACTCGTAATCACAAGCACTATTTTATTCGCGCAAAAAAGGGTGTGGTGCTGGCAACTGGTGGTTTTGAAAATAATGCTCAGATGCAGCAAGACTATCTGCATGTTAGCAAGTTGACCCCATTGGGTACCTTATATAATCAAGGCGATGGCATTACAATGGCTGCCGAAGTTGGTGCTAAGATGTGGCATATGGGTAATTACGAGTCTCTTGGCATAGTACCTAGTTACGTAATTGCCGAAAAAGACAATGTTCGCGGAAGACAAATTAGTGGCTGGAAAAATGTTAAAGAAGGTTCCATTATTGCGGTTGCCGATGATGGGACACGGTTCATGCGTGAGGATGCCAAATTTAGGCATGGTCATATTTACCAACACGGTGATTATCTTTTGCCGCATGCATACGATAACGCATGGCTTGTCTTTGATCACAACCAGTACCAAAAGTTTCTGCAGGAAAAAGAAGAAGGAAGATTAAAGTACCAAGACTTTTTTGCTAAGGTCGTTAAGGCTGATACGGTTGAAGCTTTGGCTACCAAAATTAAAGTTCCTGGTAAAAATCTGGTAAATACAATTGCTAGATTTAATCAATTCGTGCAAAAAGGGCAAGATCTTGAATTTAATCGTGCCCCAGAAACAATGGCTCAATTCAACGTTAATGGTGCTTTTTATGCCGTCAAATTAGCTCCAGCAGTTTTAAATACTCAAGGAGGACCTCAACATAACGAATTTGCTCAAGTTCTAAATAATGACGGCAAAGTGATTAGACGTTTGTATAGTGCTGGTGAACTTGGTGGCATGTGTACCAATCGCTACCAAGGCGGTGGCAATTTAGCAGAGTGTTTGATTTTTGGTAAAATTGCTGGCGAAAAAGTTGCACAGTTACCAAGTTTAACGACAAAAGCAGCAAGTGTAGGCACTCTCCCGAACATAAATGACCTACTCGATGGCAATAACGAAAACCAAATTGTTTTGCAAAAGAATCAATATCTTGGTTCTTCTAAAGCAGGCATTGGGGGCAGAATTCTGGTCCGAGTAACTTATGAAGACCAAACAATTAAGAACATTGAAGTTTTGGAAAATCATGAGACTGAAGGTATTGGGGCTGTTGCGATCGCTCGTCTGCCACAAGAAATGGTGGAACAAAACACAACAGCTGTTGATGCCATTTCAGGTGCTTCCACAACAACCCATGCTTTAAAAGAGGCTGTTAGTTCAGCTATTAAAAAGGCGAACAAATAA
- a CDS encoding FAD-binding protein, translated as MIYDSTLKWDAIYDVIVVGFGGAGAGAARFAADQKAKVLLIDSAPEGQEGGNTRYAGGAFAWSDNFDDLRDYYKQTYYPFKYDPKALDTFVNNVLQMKEYSQKYFGIDAQYTGRRPQGEYPEYDHAATMRSQTMTAGMYNGGFWKLLRKKVYERLDQIDVWFSSPAEHLIQDPASKTILGVQIKRHGIVQNVAAKNGVVLSCGGFENNQDMVQTFLGQGSLAPIGTLYNKGKGIDLAVEAGARLWHMSNYDSHGFSLNEGKPREKFAYMINWQSLFNGSIFVAGDDGTRYYREDEEDRHGYKYNHGNWIMLPNQNHPHIVMDQKQYDQLANDSSDKAEQIKQLISYAVKADSIEELAEKISAPKLAEAVADFNFQVTETKRDMVLNRKIETMRAFGNGPYYAIAIRHNILHTHGGARRNEKCEVLDMENNVIPHLYEAGELGDIFATKYIGANSIADLLISGKIAGENAAWPKRKMAEVDVVTNASENPDLKSDAHATSADYEAGANQGIGISENGINDAPIVVRVTLDDNKIAKIETLQEKETPSLGGKAIPVLTKKMLSAQTTDVDAVSGASTTSAAFKEAVNEAIKNAKKQ; from the coding sequence ATGATCTACGATTCAACTCTTAAGTGGGACGCAATCTATGATGTAATCGTGGTTGGCTTCGGTGGAGCTGGTGCAGGTGCGGCGAGATTTGCCGCTGACCAAAAGGCAAAAGTTTTATTGATTGATTCTGCGCCAGAAGGTCAAGAAGGTGGCAATACCCGCTATGCCGGTGGGGCCTTTGCCTGGAGCGATAATTTTGATGATTTGCGTGATTATTATAAACAAACTTACTATCCGTTTAAATACGATCCAAAAGCTTTAGATACTTTTGTAAATAATGTTTTACAAATGAAGGAATATTCACAAAAATATTTTGGAATTGATGCCCAATATACTGGTAGAAGGCCACAAGGTGAATATCCCGAATATGATCATGCGGCTACTATGCGCTCACAAACAATGACGGCTGGCATGTACAATGGTGGCTTTTGGAAATTACTTCGGAAGAAAGTTTACGAACGTTTAGATCAAATTGACGTCTGGTTTTCAAGTCCGGCGGAACATCTTATTCAGGATCCTGCTTCAAAAACAATTCTTGGCGTACAGATTAAACGCCATGGCATCGTGCAAAATGTCGCAGCCAAAAATGGTGTCGTATTGTCTTGTGGCGGTTTCGAAAATAATCAGGATATGGTACAGACTTTTCTCGGCCAAGGGTCATTAGCACCAATTGGTACTTTATACAATAAGGGTAAGGGTATTGATTTAGCTGTCGAAGCTGGTGCTAGGCTATGGCATATGTCTAATTATGATTCTCATGGCTTTTCATTAAATGAGGGCAAGCCAAGAGAGAAGTTTGCTTACATGATCAATTGGCAAAGCCTATTTAACGGCAGTATTTTTGTTGCTGGGGATGACGGAACGCGTTATTACCGAGAAGATGAAGAAGATCGTCACGGTTATAAGTATAACCATGGTAATTGGATTATGTTGCCAAATCAAAATCATCCTCACATAGTTATGGATCAAAAACAATATGATCAACTAGCAAATGATTCTTCAGACAAGGCAGAGCAAATTAAGCAGTTAATTTCATATGCAGTTAAAGCCGATTCGATCGAAGAGTTAGCTGAAAAGATTAGTGCTCCAAAATTAGCTGAAGCAGTTGCTGACTTTAATTTTCAAGTAACAGAAACAAAACGGGATATGGTGTTAAACCGCAAAATTGAAACAATGCGTGCTTTTGGCAATGGGCCTTATTATGCCATTGCGATTAGACATAATATTTTACATACTCATGGTGGCGCTCGCAGAAATGAAAAATGCGAGGTACTTGATATGGAGAATAACGTTATTCCGCACTTATATGAAGCAGGGGAACTTGGCGACATCTTTGCAACAAAATACATTGGCGCAAACAGTATCGCAGACTTGTTAATTTCCGGTAAGATTGCTGGTGAAAATGCAGCTTGGCCAAAAAGAAAAATGGCAGAAGTAGATGTTGTTACGAATGCTTCGGAAAATCCGGACCTTAAGTCGGATGCGCACGCCACTTCAGCTGATTACGAAGCTGGTGCAAATCAAGGCATTGGTATTAGTGAAAACGGAATTAACGATGCTCCAATCGTTGTTCGCGTAACGCTAGATGATAATAAAATTGCTAAAATCGAAACTTTGCAGGAAAAAGAAACACCATCTTTAGGAGGCAAAGCAATACCGGTATTGACCAAAAAGATGCTCTCTGCACAGACAACGGATGTTGATGCAGTCAGTGGCGCCAGCACTACAAGTGCTGCCTTCAAGGAAGCAGTTAACGAAGCAATCAAAAATGCTAAGAAGCAGTAA
- the dhaM gene encoding dihydroxyacetone kinase phosphoryl donor subunit DhaM: MTLGITIVSHVPEITVGIEKLIKQVAKDVPLTLAGGTNDNDIGTSMDKIIKAFNENQADEILAFYDLGSAKMNLDMAVEFSDKKVHLYNTALIEGAYTAASLLQANVPLNEIEKQLQPLVVKQ, from the coding sequence ATGACTTTAGGAATAACTATTGTTTCTCATGTGCCAGAAATAACTGTCGGCATTGAAAAACTTATTAAGCAGGTGGCTAAAGATGTGCCGCTCACTCTTGCTGGTGGTACCAATGACAACGATATTGGCACCAGTATGGATAAAATTATTAAGGCTTTTAACGAAAATCAGGCAGATGAAATCTTAGCTTTTTATGATTTAGGCAGTGCCAAAATGAACCTAGACATGGCCGTAGAGTTTTCAGACAAAAAAGTTCATTTATATAACACAGCACTTATTGAAGGGGCTTATACTGCCGCTAGTTTACTTCAAGCTAATGTCCCACTTAATGAAATAGAAAAACAATTACAGCCTTTAGTTGTTAAGCAATGA
- a CDS encoding LysR family transcriptional regulator, translating into MNEKDLLYFCKLVETGNYTATAALFEVTQPTISMAIKRLADKFDDPLILQKNRKSKITLTDAGELLYEKAKILLQDISSINYDVKHASDKKIRLAFSGEAGNSFIADIIMKFYQAGLTDLIDTNIERSADAFSDLTNGDVDVAIYSWMVPINDPEYFVHNLKRTELVIITSLDDPWKDVHEISASDLRNRKFVARSRGYLTRECLEEVGKLGNFSPNVIYTAQTMQTMIDLVKRNVGIALAMESSLKDETGVHVIRLKPGQKLYAYMQIAMRKSFVPNKYQKKGIEILRHFKP; encoded by the coding sequence ATGAACGAAAAAGATCTTCTATACTTTTGTAAATTAGTAGAAACGGGTAATTATACAGCAACGGCTGCTCTATTCGAAGTAACCCAACCAACTATCTCAATGGCAATTAAACGGCTGGCTGATAAATTCGATGATCCACTTATTTTGCAAAAAAATAGAAAAAGCAAAATTACTTTGACAGATGCTGGGGAGCTTCTTTATGAAAAAGCTAAAATTCTATTACAAGATATTTCCAGCATTAATTATGATGTTAAACACGCTAGTGATAAGAAAATAAGGTTAGCTTTTTCTGGCGAGGCTGGCAATTCATTTATTGCTGATATTATTATGAAGTTTTATCAAGCCGGACTAACCGATTTAATTGACACTAATATTGAAAGATCCGCTGATGCATTTTCAGATTTAACTAATGGAGATGTTGACGTAGCAATTTATTCTTGGATGGTGCCAATTAATGATCCTGAATATTTTGTCCATAACCTCAAGAGAACTGAATTAGTTATTATTACTAGTTTGGATGATCCTTGGAAAGATGTCCACGAGATTAGTGCTTCTGATTTACGCAACCGCAAATTTGTCGCCCGTTCACGGGGCTATCTAACAAGAGAATGTTTGGAAGAAGTAGGTAAACTGGGTAACTTCTCACCAAATGTGATTTATACTGCGCAAACCATGCAAACGATGATTGACCTAGTAAAACGGAATGTTGGCATTGCGTTGGCAATGGAAAGCAGCCTTAAGGACGAAACTGGCGTTCACGTAATCCGCTTAAAGCCAGGTCAAAAATTATACGCTTATATGCAAATCGCAATGCGTAAAAGCTTTGTGCCGAACAAATACCAAAAGAAAGGTATTGAAATCTTGCGGCACTTTAAGCCTTAA